The Zingiber officinale cultivar Zhangliang chromosome 9A, Zo_v1.1, whole genome shotgun sequence genome window below encodes:
- the LOC122020527 gene encoding cytochrome P450 72A397-like gives MVYLLLSAWSLLLVLFFSSAKAMHSLWWKPKSLERQLRRQGINGNPYRFLYGDMGDDQKARAVALSKPIDLTHRIVYRASPFFHQLLQKYGKRSMSWFGTTPAVTIYDTKMVAEVLIDRAHQFQKPSLNPHEKLLAMGVSALEGEEWANRRKIINPAFHIEKLKSMVPAFQKSCIDMVERWRNMTSEQGSCEVDVWDQLQNLTGDVISRTAFGSNYKEGKKIFELQKEQILLVMEAARIPYIPGFRFVPTSSNKRRMLIDNEIRSLLKDMINKKTDAISKGEASTGDDLLGLLVQYSNDESRGDHSITIDDVIEECKLFYFAGQETTSVLLTWTLILLSIHPEWQQRAREEVLSVCGKELPDFESISHLKLVTMIVYEVLRLYPPVTGLVRRTIKTAKIGDHLSLPAGVEVFLPTIFIHHDREIWGEDVEEFKPERFSEGIAKASKVPNAFLPFGWGPRICLGQNFAMIEAKIVLARILQQFCVELSPSYAHAPHTVITLQPQFGAQLILHQL, from the exons ATGGTTTATCTTCTTCTTTCTGCGTGGTCGCTGTTACTGGTTCTCTTCTTCAGCAGCGCAAAGGCGATGCACTCTCTCTGGTGGAAGCCCAAGTCGTTGGAGAGGCAGCTGAGACGTCAAGGCATCAATGGCAACCCTTATAG GTTCCTTTATGGAGACATGGGGGATGATCAAAAGGCAAGGGCCGTGGCCTTGTCCAAGCCAATCGATTTAACGCACCGGATCGTTTATCGAGCTTCTCCTTTCTTTCACCAACTGCTTCAGAAATACG GGAAAAGGTCAATGTCTTGGTTCGGAACGACGCCGGCGGTGACTATTTACGACACAAAGATGGTGGCTGAAGTGCTGATTGACAGGGCGCACCAGTTTCAGAAGCCTTCTCTTAACCCCCATGAGAAACTTCTGGCCATGGGGGTCTCCGCCCtggagggagaggagtgggccaACCGGAGGAAGATCATCAACCCAGCTTTCCACATCGAGAAACTAAAG TCCATGGTGCCTGCCTTCCAGAAGAGTTGCATCGACATGGTGGAGAGGTGGCGGAACATGACCAGCGAGCAAGGATCTTGCGAAGTAGATGTTTGGGATCAGCTCCAGAATCTTACTGGGGACGTCATTTCGCGGACTGCATTCGGAAGCAACTACAAGGAAGGCAAGAAAATCttcgagctgcagaaggagcaaATTCTTCTAGTCATGGAAGCCGCACGGATTCCTTACATTCCAGGCTTCAGATTCGTACCTACTTCAAGTAACAAGAGGAGAATGCTCATTGACAATGAGATCAGGAGCCTGTTAAAGGACATGATCAACAAAAAGACAGATGCCATTTCCAAGGGAGAAGCTAGTACCGGTGACGATTTGCTTGGCTTGCTAGTCCAATACAGCAACGATGAGTCTCGCGGCGATCACAGCATAACAATCGACGACGTGATCGAGGAGTGCAAGCTCTTCTACTTTGCTGGCCAAGAGACAACCTCAGTCTTGTTGACATGGACACTGATCCTTCTATCCATCCACCCAGAGTGGCAACAGAGAGCCCGAGAGGAAGTTCTCAGTGTCTGTGGCAAAGAGTTGCCTGATTTCGAGTCGATAAGCCACTTAAAACTT GTCACTATGATAGTGTATGAGGTTCTAAGGCTGTATCCACCTGTGACTGGCTTAGTTAGACGAACAATCAAGACTGCGAAGATAGGAGATCACTTATCATTGCCTGCTGGAGTTGAAGTTTTTCTACCAACAATATTCATTCATCATGATAGAGAAATATGGGGGGAGGATGTCGAAGAATTCAAGCCTGAGAGGTTCTCAGAAGGCATTGCAAAGGCGTCGAAAGTTCCGAATGCTTTCCTTCCTTTCGGATGGGGTCCCAGGATCTGCTTGGGCCAGAACTTTGCGATGATTGAGGCGAAGATAGTTTTGGCTAGAATTCTTCAGCAATTCTGTGTTGAACTATCACCTTCTTATGCTCATGCTCCTCATACTGTAATAACTCTGCAGCCACAGTTTGGAGCTCAACTCATCCTGCATCAACTCTGA